The DNA window GATCTGGGGCCCGAAGTGGAAGTGCTGTTCGGGATGTCAAAGTACATTGTGCTCTACCTTGTTACCGGCATCTTTGGATTTATCGTCAGCCTTTTTTGGAGCCCCATGGGTCTTTCGATCGGGGCGTCAGGCGCCATTATGGGCCTCATCGGGATTCTGATCGGAGCCACTTTCCACCACGGACATCTGGGCAAAGAATACCGCAGTATGTTATGGCGATGGGTCCTTTATATTGTCATCTTCGGATTGTTCTTTCCGGTCGATAACGCCGCTCATTTTGGCGGGCTCATTGCAGGCATCGCTCTCGGATATCTTATCCCGGAAGGGGTTCCGGAGACGCGACCTGCTGAAAACCTGTGGAATGCGCTGGCCGTAATTTCCGTGGTCATCATTGCCGGTTCCTTTGCCCTCATGGCCCTTCAGATTAACAGTCCCATGTTTCAATGATCGCCTGGCAGTGGGCCATGTTCTTCACCTTCGGGCTCAAGTCAGTGGCGGGCTTTGTGCTGTGCACTTTCAGGTCCAGCAAGAAGACCTGCTTATTGGCCGGATGCTGTTTCGAGTGAGCCGTACTGGGTGGCGTTCGGCTGGCGCGCTTTCTCGAAGTCGGCGATCCGGTTTTCAAAGCGCATCGTCAGGCCGATATCATCCCAACCATTTAACAAGCATTCCCGACGGAAAGGATCGACCTCAAAAGAGAGCTTCAGTCCGCCGCCCGGAACTGGTGCTACTTCGGCGATCGTCTGGCTCTCCAGGTCCACGGTAAGCTTATACCCCGGATTCTGTTCAGTCCGCCGGAAGAGCTCATCGACCTGGGCGTCGGGAAGAGTGATGGGCAGGATTCCGTTCTTGAAACAATTGATATAGAAAATGTCGGCATAGCTGGGTGCGATGATGGCGCGGAAGCCATAATCGAGCACAGCCCACGGAGCATGCTCACGGCTGGAGCCGCAGCCAAAATTGGTGCGCGCCAGCAGAATTGAAGCTCCCTGGTAGCGAGGTTGGTTCAGTACAAAGTCGGGATTTGGTTTTTCGCCCTCGATGTAGCGCCAGTCGTTGAACAGAAACCGGCCGAATCCTTCCCGTGTGATGGCCTTCAGAAACTGCTTGGGAATAATCTGGTCCGTGTCCACGTTCACGAGATCAAGCGGGGCTACGATCCCGGTCAGCTTTGTAAAGGGTGTCATGCTAATAACTCCGAAAGATAGTTCCGGGTTCTGAATTATGAGTTTTGGGTTGCGGGCTTACGGCATGCCGAATCTCGTTTCAGGCATGATTGCTCGATTGTTCTCGGTCAAACCCATAATTCATAACCCTGAACCCAGAACTCTCAATTTGTAACTTGTCATTTGTAATTTCCAGCCGACCAACGGCAAGCCGGCAGCATGTGAACTACTCCACGTGTCCAACGTCCCACTTGCGAATGTCCACAAAGTGGCCCTCGACCGCCGCCGCGGCTGCCATCAGCGGGCTTACCAGGTGCGTGCGCCCGCCCTTTCCCTGCCGGCCTTCAAAGTTGCGATTCGACGTGCTGGCGCAACGTTCGCCACTTGGCAAAACATCCGGGTTCATGGCCAGGCACATGCTGCAACCGGCGTCGCGCCATTCAAAGCCCGCGG is part of the Acidobacteriota bacterium genome and encodes:
- the leuD gene encoding 3-isopropylmalate dehydratase small subunit; the protein is MTPFTKLTGIVAPLDLVNVDTDQIIPKQFLKAITREGFGRFLFNDWRYIEGEKPNPDFVLNQPRYQGASILLARTNFGCGSSREHAPWAVLDYGFRAIIAPSYADIFYINCFKNGILPITLPDAQVDELFRRTEQNPGYKLTVDLESQTIAEVAPVPGGGLKLSFEVDPFRRECLLNGWDDIGLTMRFENRIADFEKARQPNATQYGSLETASGQ